In one window of Vulpes vulpes isolate BD-2025 chromosome 1, VulVul3, whole genome shotgun sequence DNA:
- the CNFN gene encoding cornifelin yields MSYPVTSQPQCASSCYQTQLSDWHTGLTDCCNDMPVCLCGTFAPLCLACRISDDFGECCCAPYLPGGLHSLRTGMRERYHIQGSVGHDWAALTFCLPCALCQMARELKIRE; encoded by the exons ATGTCCTACCCAGTGACCAGTCAGCCCCAGTGCGCCAGCAGCTGCTACCAGACCCAGCTCAGTGACTGGCACACGGGCCTCACCGACTGCTGCAATGACATGCCCGTCT GTCTGTGCGGCACCTTCGCCCCCCTGTGCCTGGCCTGCCGCATCTCCGACGACTTCGGGGAGTGCTGCTGCGCGCCCTACCTGCCCGGAGGCCTGCACTCCCTGCGCACCGGCATGCGGGAGCGCTATCACATCCAG GGCTCCGTGGGGCACGACTGGGCGGCCCTCACCTTCTGTTTGCCCTGCGCCCTCTGTCAGATGGCGCGGGAATTGAAGATCCGGGAGTGA